The window GGATGAGAGAAGCGCAGAAAACGtccaaattgaaaaaaaaacaatcggCGCAATGATAGACGAAATCAAGGCCAGTATTGTCGCAGGAAACGCAGGTGAAGCTACCGGAAATGAATGGAGGGCGTGAGAGGAGAGAGAGGGAGTGGTGCGGATGGGAGGGGTGGGAGATTTGTGGCGGCAATTTGGCGCATGATTTTAGAAATCGGCCCGGAGTGAGGTGTGGATTGTAAGAACAGTTGAGGTCGAGGCGACAAAACACTGGTCCTCTCTGAGAAGGCATTGTCTTCCTGCATACTGTACAGTGTATCTTCGATTCAACGTTCTCATCTCTTTCTCCCATTTTTCATAGATCCAAACCAGAAGAAAATGGCGCCTGCtgtatgaagaagaagaaaagaagaagactcggtttatatataataaatattttttatattttagtcaataattaatatgtgtatatattaactaataacTCAAATCAAAACCGATCATACGGTTCAAAATCTCTTTCATATCATAGATGAATCATTGATTTGAATAAACTAAAACATTTAACAAATTAGTTAAATGTCAATCAACTTTATATCAAGCAAACTCCAAATAAAATAATCCAACATTAGAGTGTACTagaaactaataaattattatttttttttataggggttgattaaataattattaatttatttattgattgactttcattcattttaaaaaaataatttgttttaaagattttaagggtaataatataatgataaaatatattatattttaatattttgatttacatgttagataaaattatgattggatttaaataattacaaatatataatgataatattaaaaaataaattaaataatatatatttttattttaattaataaattaaataatataattaatgggagtgaatgaaataatattaatttaaaaaatttaaattttaataaatatataaaaaaattgagtatattaatttttttttaaactaaacaaaagtattacaaaattaaatttactttGACAATTACACCTTGATAAATTAGAGAAATTTAATGAGAActctaaaaaaaacatatttatatgttaGTGACTACTTTAAAATATTCTCACGAAATTATTCTCGTGCGCGTAACGCAAAGGACAGGATCGTCTCGCGATGAAAAACCTTCAAAAAGTCCAAAATATCCGGATAAAATCGTCTCGCGAAGGACAAGATAGTCTCGCAACGACACCATTGAAATAATGCAATTATAAACTGATAATACAATTATAAACTGACGAGAATGTTTTTCCTTTGCGAGACAATCATGCTCTTTAAattgaatttcttcaaaatattttaaaataatcatttgaGCAATTAAATGATCAGCGCATTTAAGGGGGACTTTTTAGAATTATTTCATCCAATTTCcctataaattataatagtttttaataagttataggatctatagaaaaaaaatttaaaataaactcaaagtcaaacaaatcttaaatttaaattaaaaaaagatagaCAGGGATGAAGGAGCTGTTCCACTTGCTGGTCCACTAGCcgtaccaaccactaatttgaCGATGTAAAaccaaattttctaaaatatataaaaatcaaataacaattCTTTATATTCTAAAcctattaaacttattaattaaaatactaaaatacttttattttaattattattttttattttatatattaataacttttaaattaaaaaacgaaACAAAGCCAAATGAATTACCCTTTCCAAActtaatacaaaaataactaatttttttcatataataacaaacaattttaaaatatattaatttaaatattttttcacttttaatttattttgattgtacttttaattaatttatttttgtactttttttaatttcagttCTTTAATTTGATAACatttgtaaaaaattaaaaaattattaattttaaacaatatattaattattattttatttaaaaataattatataatatataatattttatataaaaaataaataactacaataaaattataaattaaaataataaaaatttattaactattttaaacctgtcaaaaaataatattaaatacattaataagttttattttaatatatatatatataatgtatttattatattttataaaataattaataacttttaaaacatcaatacaaataaaacttaaaaaaatagtgTTAAATATActcgtttttttttattaaaaataaataataatttttaaacaataatataaatagagaaaaaatatagTTACAAATATGTATGTGTTGAATTTTTATTGAGCAAGCATAATAAtcaataaaacacaaaatataggAATTCCCAGCTTATAAGAAAGAGGCTGGCTCTCTTTATGGAGTTGGTTCCCCATCTTGCTAGAGTTTGTTTTGAGAATGACAGGTTCTTGGATTCTTGGTTCAGAGTTTCATGCATCAAGATCAACAACATAACTGAAACAATTCAGCATAATCAAATCAGGACATGATCAAGTTACCATAAAGAATTAAACTATTTGCAATTGTGCTTACTTTGGATCTTCATACAAGGCTATAAATCTATCCTTTCTGACACGTTTCTCCTTGAGTTTTTCAAGTTCCGCTCTTAATGCTAGTATTTCTGATATAATAGAGTTCACCTCCTTCGAGGTTGAGGCACCAAGATGGCCATCATCTTCTTGCCCAATTGCAGAAAAATCAGTGCCTAGTTCAAGCAGATCTTCCTGAAAAAGTTACATATTGGCCTAAGAAGTTAATAACATAATTGGGGAGGAATTCAATGTAATAGTAAAAGACAGGAGGAGGAGGAGCTCACATCAGAGATTAAGCATCTCACATGAGCAACATAGTGGCATTCTTTGCAATAATAAGTAGGATCAGGCAGTAACCTAATTTCCTCACAAGCATCACAATAGAAATCCTCATTACCCATCTCGTCATCTTGGTCTTTGATTTGTGTACCCGTTAGAGTGAGGGGATGAATGTGGTTATGATACTCGACAACACGAGGCAGTGAAGGAACACAATGAAGGTGGAAGTTGACCTCACAATCCTTGTCAATACAATGCAATATGGGTGCACAATCCTTACACCGACACAAATAGCAAGCTAAGTTACAATGTGTGGGTACAAGAACAAGAGGATGTTCATGAAATTTGTAGGTCTTTGCGACCAGCAGTGAGGCGCATTTATAGTCCAACTTGAAAACGCATTCCTGGCAGGAATAGCCAATTGAGTCGTCAAAAGAGTTATGACAGAAGTCACATAACCCACGGCGAACGTCCTTCCCTACCCATCTCGTGAGCACCAAAGTATGGGGTTGATGAAAAGGGTGTCGAATGGTTTTAGGCAACTGAGTGCAAGATTTATGCATCGACAATTTGCATTCTAAACAAACGTAAACAGGGTTTTCAACAGGTAGCTTGCAGGCAGAGCATAATACCTTGAATTTGTCGCTGCTACTGTCACAAATGATCCAGGAATGTGATTTCCCATCAAACCCATTATCTTCGTTGAAGATCTCTTTTTGGATCAGTTGAGAGCAACACACATCCAAGTTATAATTGCAGTCTGCGCAATGAAAAGTAAATCCCGCGTTCTTCGAGCAAGCGTCGCATTGGAAGGATTCGCGGTCGGAGGGCGGAGGATAGAGCAGATTGAGTGTGTGATGTGGGTGGAAGGAGTGATCAGATATCTGTGGGGGCAGTGAAGCACATGATTTGTGGAGTTGGAAGGGACAGTTCCTTGCTGTACATTGCAAGAATGGATCATCGTCCAAGGTGGATCTGTCGCAACCATCGCAATAAATATCTTGATTTTCGTATGGAAGTTTCATGTTAAATGGATGATCATGGTGGGGATTTTGAATCTCACCCATTTGACgacgaagaagaaagaaaggggAATGAGATTTCGCAGCAATGTTCTAAGACTTGATGTGCGTATGCATAATAAAGTCAATCTATCTTTCCATAGTTTAACAACCTTTATTcctctatattttataaataaaacttttgacCACCTATCAACtctttaatcatatatattgtatgttatatattatttgtctatattttataatttgtgcTGGGCGCCTGCCTGGGCACTAGTTAGTTTGATTAagattataaattcaaataaactacAATTGCACAGAATAAGTTATAGAGAATAAATTGATACACTATCCATCTTTTGCAGTTAATTTCAGTGTTGAGATAGCCTCCACAAGTATGCTTACCTTTGACTCTCATAGAAGGCGAGCAATTTACTCGCTCGAGCACGTTTCTGTTTCAGTTCTTCGAGTTTTGCTGATAATGCTTGTATTTCTAATCTAACAGAGTCTATCTCCTTCTCCAACTCTGTTCTGGCCAGATCAGAACGACCACATTTGTTCTCTTCTATTACCGTTGATATTGAAGCATCCATACTTCCCTCTTTGGATGTGCCAAGATTGCAAAATTCATTCCCTAGCGCAAGCACTTCTTCCTAAAAATGATTGGCCTAAGCATTTAAAAGTTAACCCATAACAGAATTCAAACTTAATTGCACAATTGTTGTAACAAGGAAGATGATGGAATGAATGGATGTGGGGAGAAACTCACGTCGGAGATTAAACATCTGACATGAGCAACATAATGACATTCTTCGCAATAATAAGTAGGATCAGACAGTAACCTAATTTCCTCACAAGCATCACAGTAGAACTCCTCATGACCTTCCTCATCGTCATGATCTTTGATTCGGGTGTTCATTAAAGTGAGATGATGAATATGACCTTCAAACTTGACAACAATAGGCAGTGAAGGAACACAATGAAGATGGATATCAAACCCACAATCCTCATCAACGCAATGCAACAATGGGAGACATACATTGCAAACGCAACTATCACATCTGAAACGCCTAGGTATGTACACAAGAACAAGAGGATGGTCATGGAATTCATAGGTCCTGGCGACCAGTGAAGAACATTTCATATCTAGTTTGAAATTACATTCTTCGCATGTATACCCAATTGACCCGTCTAATGCATCCGCACATAAGGTGCAGAATTCACTACCGCCGTCACCTGGAAGCTCCGGCGGCACCCATCTCTTCAATAACAGACTGTGCCGTCGGTGAAGTGGGGTTATAATTCTCTTTGGTAATTGAGTGCACGATTTGTGCATTAATAATTTGTTCTCTAAACAAACATAGACAGGGTTTTCAACTGGTAACCTGCAGGCAGAGCATAATAAACCCTCGAATTTCTCTTCGTCCTTGTCACAAATGAACCATGAATGTGATTTCCCGTCAAACCCTATTTCTTCTTGGATTGTTTCTCTGGGTATCAGTTGAGAGCATGATAAATCCAAGTCGAAATTGCAGTCTGGGCAATGGAAGGTGAAGCCTTTGCTGCTCTTTAAGCAAGCGTCGCATTGGAAGAAGCCGCGAGCGTAAGGCGGGCGGAAGAGGAGATAGAGTGGGTGTTGTGGGTGGAAGGAATGAGATAGCTTTTGGGGAAGTGAAGCGCATGATTTGTGTAGATAGAAGGGACATGGCTTAGAGAGACATTGAAAGAATGGATGTTTGTCGATTGTGCGTCGGTCGCAACCGTGACAGTAAATTTCATATTCTTCTGATGAATACTGTAGCTTCATGGGATGATCGTGGCTGGGATGTCGAGTCCCAGCCATTTGGTAAGTATAGGCTGAGAGAGAATGAAGGATCAAGAGCGACGGCGCCGGCGACGGAGGACAGACGACATAGATAGTGAGAAatggcttttttttttttttttttttttttttttttatgggaaatttgacgaaacgACCTTAAAAAGCAGCATTAAATAAATGGGTGACAGGTGCATAATCTTATTTGTGTAGGtcactattttatattttttttacaaaaatatctcATTCGCGTACATGACGGAAAGTATCGTCAGTGAGAGGAGAAAaaattctttatataaatactcaaaaaaaaattcatttcgTTATAAGAAGAAGAGTATCGATTGCCAAAGTGTTCGTACTCGTGCTCATGATTGTGTCCGTCGAAGATCGTCGTCGTGACTGTCTATTGAAGATCGCTGTGAATGTCTATCGTTTAGGTCTTAAAGAATGAGGTATTACCTTTCTTGTAAGATTATAAATCTAGTCCatagaagagagaaataaataaataaataaaaatgtcttATTGGAGTATAGGTATTACTTTTATCTAGTGAACTTGGGTCATGTTCAAAATACTTCCATTATACAAGTATAGAGAcattatatgaattttattcattaagggacatttatacataaaaataaagcatcatttctcttattttttttttttttttatatgtaaccCTTTCTTAGTGGCTAGATAATGGTTGTACTGCTATAATCGAACTAACCTCTTGTTTGTGATATCTTTGTCCCGAACATGACAATTTTCTCAAAATACTGCGAATTATCATGACAATGTCTCGGTACAAAAATCTCTCAAACATGacaatttttctaattttattttatcttttgcaTATATGACAAAACAGGTCGTGACattcattttgttatttattctttgcggatttttaaaaaaaatatattattagttttcctttataaaataaataaataaaaatgaatgcTGAATGCTTATCTGAGCTTTCTCTCTCGCCTGGAAATGGCGATCCCTGCAAGATCGAACAGGCGACAATTACCGAGGGGGAATGGATCCTTCTTGAAGAATATAAGTCTGAAGAGGTTTACTTCTCGTAAACTATTTCGATCGCTTCTTATATGCCTCTTCTTCATTGCCATCATTCCTCCCATTTTCTTCCACTTCAAGCTCAGGCGTTTCCGTCAGGTTTTATACTGTCTTCTCTCATAATTCTTTTAGGTGGCTATTTAGTTTTATGTAATAGCCTTCTACTATTTCATTTAGTTTCTTAATTTGTAGCATTTACAACATCTGTAGTTAGGAGATGTGTTAAATCGGGAATCAATAATGAGTTGGTATAACTGGTAAGGCTGTATAATAAGGCAGATAACATTAATATCATATTAATGAACTTGGTCAGAGATATAAAAGCTCCTCATTTTGAAATGACCTagaaattttgatcattttttttttctcataaaagaaagaaagtctGAGGTAATTTCTTTTTCCTTGCAAATTGAAGGGTGTTAACAAATCGACCAAAAGGGTATGAATCAAAATTAGAGCATATTTATCTTAcgtgattattttcaaataacccaaaacgAACAAAGCCTTAGGAAGATGAGTCGGTCTCTCAGCTACTGCAAGTGCTTACTCCTAAACTGTATCTTGCATTTGCTTCATAAATTATCCATAATATGTGACTCAACTATGTTTCTTTTTGTTTTGGTGAAGATAGATTTGATTGTAACTAACTTTTTATGGACTTTTATGCAGATGCAACAAAAGAAGTGTGCTTGGCTCAGTAATCCTCCTCTTGTATGTGCTCATGGGGGTGATTCTACCAGTGCCTTCCCTAACACAGTATGTCCATGTCTTCCCTCTAATTAACATTTTACAGGACTTATTCATAtgcatttttaacatgtttttgccCAACTGTTTCTCTGTTTATTATGTTGGTGTTTGGATACCTATCAGGAAATTAAGCTTGCTCTGCggaaaattatttttcttgtttttaggaagTAGTATATCaatagagaaaatatataaggTTCTTGAATGTTAGCCTTTGCACATTTCTTATATTTAGCAAATTTTACAGCATACTTCTGGAGATGAGTATTTATCATTGTGCCAAGTGGTTATTCTTCATAAGCCCACTTCTTAATGTAGCTTTATGATAGTTTGATATTTTCAGTTCTGTTCTGATGGGGACAACCATGATCTTGACATTCTATGTCATTCTTTTTTTATCAGATGTCTGCATATAATAGTGCCCTTCGTTCTCAAGTAGAGTGCATTGAGATTGATGTTTCTCGTTCGTCAGATGGGGTACTGTTTGCTCTTCATGATAGGTATGCACAAGTATTTTCCTTAACATATTTCTCTTCTTCAGACACCCAATTGTTTCTCCACTGATGCAAAAAATCTGATTTAAAAAGGATTTCTATTATCAAGGATAGGCATTACTAAATTAACTTATGTGAAATTGAACTTATTTGAACTCATTTGGAAACAGTAGTTTTTTTAGTGAATTTGTAACTGTGACTCAATCCTAATATAACCGCCTATTTATTTTGGGAAACAAATAAACTATGAAAGGTATTAGTTGATTTTTTGGTTGTGAAAAACAAGGAATATATTAGGTCATAGTATAGCTATGTTTGTCCCTTCTTCCCACTTTGTGCCTATAGttttaaatgttatttgatGTGATTTTTCCAACATGTTTTTCAGGCCGCTAGTTGATCCAATTAGTAGTTATGTTTTTTCATTCATGAAAACTGTCGATCCTGAATCCAGAAATATAAGTGATATACTGTTTTATTAGAAGTCGCTTTGCGACAACtctattaatacaaactttaacatttaaacaaaaaaaacatataaggGAGGGGAGGACTAGCTATGCATATCTATGAGTCAACTGGTATATATAAAGAATTTAAAACACACTGCCAAGCCTTTTTTGTCCTTACTAAAGaatgttttcattttattaattataaagaatttatattaCACATTTTGTTTAGTAATGTAACTACTGGCAAATTCTATATCATTTATCGTATGGAGCCATTAGCCCATGTCCCTTTCATTTACTCCATCACTATAATTCTATTAATCTAAAAAGAGTATAGATTTAGTGAATTCCAATTCTCTATAACTTAATAATCTCTACATAATGCATCAAATATCATTTAGGGCATGAGAGAAAACTTTCTATCAATCATTACTGAAGAGAACAATTTAATTTAGTACAAAGTATATGTTTCTCTCGATGATCTACAATCAGAACTACAATCTCCATTACTCTTTGACAAGGCCTAgaaatagtttatataaaaccAAATATAGTGAATAATTCCTGTATTTTGTTTAGATAATAAGATAGATATTATAATGTGTATGATCCCATTCAGTATTCACTAGTTTGAATATATTGTACAAAGAGTATAAAGACTAATTTTCAGGAAAAGGCTATTCAATGATCGTTCAAGTACGCTAAAAAATAAGACTGAAGACAAGGGTCCAAGTACCTTCCTACTTTCATTCGACGACCCTCCAAAACATCTTTTTGTTGTGTCAAATGCTTGTCGGATTTATCACCTAACGACTACactgaaaataatttaaccactccATAATTGGAAAATTAAAGGAAATTATGGTTGACTTAACCCCGAATCATCACTTAATTTTGTACAGGTGATGTTGAAGGGTGTCTTTCTCCAATGTGGCAACCACACTTTTAAATTGTGGAATTCATCTTTTCccatacttttatttatttcttgacTCTGGATATTGACTACCATGGTCTCATAGTGTATACACAAACAAACCATTTACTTGAATTTCATTTGCTAACAGTCACTGCCGATTATATATGTGTATGGTTCTACTTTGCTTCTACTTGCACTATTATGAAGCTATCAGGGTTTTGATTCTCATTACACAGGCAGGGACTTGCAGCGGATATCTGGAAATGATAGTTCTAAGGTTGGGTATTTGAGCATGGAAGAGGTAAGACTCTTCATGTAATGAACATCATGAATTGGTTCTTCTGTTTCTCTAAAATTAGAAAAGTGAGCCTGCACAACTAGCTGCAGTATGAAGTTGAAGAAACCAACTGACAAGAAGGAATATTGGAATCTGAATATATAGCTAATTAAGAACTGGGGCCTTGCTTGATAAGATTGAAAATTAAGACCAACTGACAAGAAGGAAGATGGAAATCTAAATATTTAGGTAATTAAGAAGTGAGCTTCTTAAGATTGAAAATAACACTGAATATGTCAAGTGACCAACAAAAACATTATGAAACATAAGTATCAGCTGTTGTTTTGGGTAAATTCAACAAACTAAGTAGAATTCAACATTGCGTAAAGCtcaattgaatttaaattcTGCACCTATTTTCagtttttcttatcaattaagTGATTGATTTAATCCTGTCATTAAACCAGATTAATAAAGAACACACATAATTTGTGTACATTGAATGCTGAATA is drawn from Impatiens glandulifera chromosome 3, dImpGla2.1, whole genome shotgun sequence and contains these coding sequences:
- the LOC124932972 gene encoding uncharacterized protein LOC124932972, translating into MGEIQNPHHDHPFNMKLPYENQDIYCDGCDRSTLDDDPFLQCTARNCPFQLHKSCASLPPQISDHSFHPHHTLNLLYPPPSDRESFQCDACSKNAGFTFHCADCNYNLDVCCSQLIQKEIFNEDNGFDGKSHSWIICDSSSDKFKVLCSACKLPVENPVYVCLECKLSMHKSCTQLPKTIRHPFHQPHTLVLTRWVGKDVRRGLCDFCHNSFDDSIGYSCQECVFKLDYKCASLLVAKTYKFHEHPLVLVPTHCNLACYLCRCKDCAPILHCIDKDCEVNFHLHCVPSLPRVVEYHNHIHPLTLTGTQIKDQDDEMGNEDFYCDACEEIRLLPDPTYYCKECHYVAHVRCLISDEDLLELGTDFSAIGQEDDGHLGASTSKEVNSIISEILALRAELEKLKEKRVRKDRFIALYEDPNYVVDLDA
- the LOC124932594 gene encoding uncharacterized protein LOC124932594 isoform X1, whose translation is MAGTRHPSHDHPMKLQYSSEEYEIYCHGCDRRTIDKHPFFQCLSKPCPFYLHKSCASLPQKLSHSFHPQHPLYLLFRPPYARGFFQCDACLKSSKGFTFHCPDCNFDLDLSCSQLIPRETIQEEIGFDGKSHSWFICDKDEEKFEGLLCSACRLPVENPVYVCLENKLLMHKSCTQLPKRIITPLHRRHSLLLKRWVPPELPGDGGSEFCTLCADALDGSIGYTCEECNFKLDMKCSSLVARTYEFHDHPLVLVYIPRRFRCDSCVCNVCLPLLHCVDEDCGFDIHLHCVPSLPIVVKFEGHIHHLTLMNTRIKDHDDEEGHEEFYCDACEEIRLLSDPTYYCEECHYVAHVRCLISDEEVLALGNEFCNLGTSKEGSMDASISTVIEENKCGRSDLARTELEKEIDSVRLEIQALSAKLEELKQKRARASKLLAFYESQR
- the LOC124932594 gene encoding uncharacterized protein LOC124932594 isoform X2, with the protein product MAGTRHPSHDHPMKLQYSSEEYEIYCHGCDRRTIDKHPFFQCLSKPCPFYLHKSCASLPQKLSHSFHPQHPLYLLFRPPYARGFFQCDACLKSSKGFTFHCPDCNFDLDLSCSQLIPRETIQEEIGFDGKSHSWFICDKDEEKFEGLLCSACRLPVENPVYVCLENKLLMHKSCTQLPKRIITPLHRRHSLLLKRWVPPELPGDGGSEFCTLCADALDGSIGYTCEECNFKLDMKCSSLVARTYEFHDHPLVLVYIPRRFRCDSCVCNVCLPLLHCVDEDCGFDIHLHCVPSLPIVVKFEGHIHHLTLMNTRIKDHDDEEGHEEFYCDACEEIRLLSDPTYYCEECHYVAHVRCLISDANHF